One Haloarcula sp. CBA1127 genomic window carries:
- a CDS encoding fructosamine kinase family protein: protein MDDGTGAERTKATVLERVSSVLDADAHDAMELDGGEVGSVYRVSFHDRPDVAVKVDNSPLGIEAAMLQYLDRDTPLPVPEILHVEPELLVLSFIGGDGRFDERAERDLARHVAALHDISADAFGFPFDTLSGPFSQSNPWTDSWIDFFREQRLLPFATAARNDGVLPAVEFDRVQRLAETLDARLVEPATPSLLHGDIHPGNTVVADGTIRAVLDPAIYFGHAEVDLAYVDRLDSIGAAFYDEYRQHRDISAGYFKERRDVYVAFHALENVRFFGEDGLPRLERALDRLGM from the coding sequence ACGGGCGCGGAACGAACGAAGGCGACAGTCCTAGAGCGGGTTTCGAGCGTACTGGACGCCGACGCTCACGACGCGATGGAACTCGACGGCGGGGAAGTCGGGTCGGTCTACCGTGTGTCGTTTCACGACCGTCCTGATGTGGCGGTGAAAGTCGACAACTCGCCGCTCGGAATTGAGGCGGCAATGCTTCAGTATCTCGACCGTGACACGCCCCTCCCCGTTCCAGAGATCCTCCACGTCGAACCGGAACTGCTCGTCCTGTCGTTTATCGGCGGCGACGGCCGATTCGACGAGCGGGCTGAACGCGACCTCGCACGCCACGTCGCGGCTCTCCACGACATCTCGGCTGACGCGTTCGGCTTTCCGTTCGATACCCTCTCGGGCCCGTTCAGTCAGTCGAACCCGTGGACCGATTCGTGGATCGATTTCTTCCGCGAGCAACGGCTCCTCCCTTTTGCAACAGCCGCACGGAACGATGGAGTCCTGCCAGCCGTAGAGTTCGACCGAGTGCAGCGACTGGCGGAAACGCTCGATGCTCGCCTCGTCGAACCGGCCACGCCGTCGTTGTTGCACGGCGATATCCATCCCGGAAACACTGTAGTAGCTGACGGAACCATACGGGCCGTCCTTGACCCAGCGATTTATTTCGGCCACGCTGAAGTTGACTTGGCGTACGTCGACCGACTGGATTCGATTGGGGCCGCGTTCTACGACGAATACCGACAACACCGCGACATCTCTGCAGGGTACTTCAAAGAGCGACGCGACGTGTATGTCGCCTTTCACGCGCTGGAGAACGTCCGGTTTTTCGGCGAGGACGGACTCCCGAGGCTCGAACGTGCGTTAGACCGTCTCGGAATGTAA
- a CDS encoding sugar porter family MFS transporter, which yields MSTATIQNVLRGDGDRFVYVVSALAALNGLLFGFDTGIISGAFLFIQDSFVMSPLVEGIIVSGAMAGAAAGAAVGGQLADRLGRRRLILIAAIVFFVGSFTMAVAPTVPVLVAGRLIDGVAIGFASIVGPLYISEIAPPEIRGGLTSLNQLMVTTGILLSYFVNYAFADAGAWRWMLGAGMVPAIVLAIGILKMPESPRWLFEHGRKDEARAVLKRTRSDGVEQELDEIQETVETQSETGIRDLLAPWLRPALVVGLGLAVFQQITGINAVIYYAPTILESTGLGNVASILATVGIGTINVVMTVVAIMLVDRVGRRRLLLVGVGGMVATLAVLGTVFYLPGLEGGLGIIATISLMLFVSFFAIGLGPVFWLLISEIYPLSVRGSAMGVVTVANWGANLLVSLTFPVLTDGVGTSATFWLFGLCSLAGLLFVYRYVPETKGRTLEAIEDDLRQNISLAD from the coding sequence ATGTCCACAGCCACCATTCAAAACGTCCTCCGCGGTGACGGCGACCGGTTCGTCTACGTCGTCTCCGCGTTAGCCGCGCTGAACGGACTGTTGTTCGGGTTCGACACCGGGATCATCTCGGGCGCGTTCCTGTTCATCCAGGACTCGTTCGTCATGTCGCCGCTTGTCGAGGGGATCATCGTCAGTGGCGCGATGGCCGGGGCCGCGGCCGGTGCGGCCGTGGGTGGCCAGTTAGCCGACCGCCTCGGTCGCCGTCGACTCATCCTCATTGCGGCCATCGTGTTCTTCGTCGGGTCGTTCACGATGGCTGTCGCGCCGACCGTCCCCGTCCTCGTCGCCGGTCGGCTTATCGACGGCGTCGCTATCGGCTTCGCGTCGATTGTCGGTCCGCTGTACATCTCCGAAATTGCACCACCAGAGATCCGTGGCGGACTCACCTCGCTCAATCAGCTCATGGTTACCACCGGAATCCTGCTCTCGTATTTCGTCAACTACGCGTTCGCCGACGCTGGCGCGTGGCGCTGGATGCTCGGTGCCGGGATGGTCCCGGCCATCGTGCTCGCTATTGGTATTCTGAAAATGCCCGAGAGCCCACGCTGGCTCTTCGAGCATGGGCGGAAAGACGAGGCCAGAGCCGTGCTCAAGCGAACGCGGTCCGACGGTGTCGAGCAGGAACTCGACGAGATCCAAGAGACCGTCGAAACACAGTCCGAAACCGGCATTCGGGACCTGCTAGCTCCGTGGCTTCGCCCAGCGCTCGTGGTCGGACTCGGACTCGCCGTCTTCCAGCAGATCACCGGTATCAACGCGGTCATCTATTACGCCCCGACAATTCTCGAGTCCACTGGCCTCGGAAATGTGGCCTCGATCCTCGCGACAGTCGGTATCGGGACAATTAACGTCGTGATGACGGTCGTAGCGATCATGCTCGTCGACCGCGTCGGTCGACGCCGACTCCTGCTTGTCGGTGTCGGTGGAATGGTTGCAACCCTCGCCGTCCTCGGCACCGTGTTTTACCTTCCCGGGCTTGAAGGCGGCCTCGGCATCATCGCCACGATCAGTCTGATGCTGTTCGTGTCCTTTTTCGCGATCGGCCTCGGCCCGGTCTTCTGGCTCCTGATCTCAGAAATATACCCGCTTTCCGTTCGCGGGTCGGCGATGGGCGTCGTCACCGTCGCCAACTGGGGTGCAAATCTCCTCGTGTCGCTGACGTTCCCCGTCCTGACTGACGGCGTCGGAACCTCTGCGACGTTCTGGCTGTTCGGCCTCTGCAGTCTCGCGGGACTGCTGTTTGTCTACCGCTACGTCCCCGAAACCAAGGGCCGGACGCTCGAGGCAATCGAAGACGACCTCCGGCAAAACATCTCGCTGGCTGACTGA